GACGCCACTGGTATTGGCCGCCCTCATCGAGCTCGAGCTCCGCCGGCACATCGACCGGCGGGAAGGCGTGCGTATGGCGCTTGAGCGTCTCATCCGCGATGACGTCGAGGCCGATGCCGCCGATGCGCGACGCCGTCCACGGGAAGTACTTGTCGATCACGTCCTTGTGGAGGCCGACCGCCTCGACGATCTGCGCGCCGCGGTAGCCTTGGAGGGTCGAGACGCCCATCTTGGAGATGATCTTGAGCAGTCCCTTGTCGACGGCGCGCACGTAGTTGTCCGTCGCCTCCTCGGGTGTGACCGAGTCGAGGCGGCCCGAACGGGCGAGGTCACCGATGGTCTCGAGAGCGACATACGGATTCACGGCGCACGCGCCGTAGGCGATGAGCAGCGCGAAGTGCATGGTCTCGCGCGGCTCGCCGCTCTCGATGACGAGCCCGCACCGCGTCCGCTTCGCCGTGCGCACGAGGTGGTGGTGCACGGCGGCGGTTGCAAGCAGCGACGGGATCGGCGCGTGCTCCATGTCGACGCCCCGGTCGGTCAGAATGATGATCGCGTAGCCGTCGTCAACGGCCTGCTCGGCCGCCGTGCAGAGCGCGTCAAGAGCGCGCTCGAGGCCCGCGACGCCTTCGGCCGCCTCGAACAGCGTCGAGAGCGCGATCGTGCCGATCGCGTCCACGTCAATGGCACGCACCTGCGCCATCGCTTCGTTCGTAAGCACGGGCTGCTCGAGCGAGAGCATGGCGCAGTGTCTTGGCGTTTCCTCAAAGAGACTCTGCTCGGCGCCGACGAGGCTGATGAGCGAGGTGACCAGCTCCTCGCGGATGGCGTCGAGGGGCGGATTGGTCACCTGTGCGAAAAGCTGCTTGAAGTAGCTGAACAGAAGCTGCGGCCGGTCTGAGAGCACCGCGAGCGGCACGTCGTTGCCCATCGAACCGACCGGCTCCTTGCCCTTAGCGGCCATCGGGGCGAGGATGATCTTAACGTCCTCGAGGGTGTAGCCGAAGGCACGCTGTAACGCCTGGAGCGTGTCGGGAGACACGGCCTCATCAGGCTGAGCCGTTCGATCCGTCTCATCGGGCGGCGGCAGATCGGCGGAGCGCAACATGTTCTTGCTGAGCCACGCGCGGTACGGCTTGCGTGCCGCCATCTCGTGCTTGATCTCTTCGTCCTGGACGATGCGGCCCTGTTCCGTGTCGACGAGGAACATGCGTCCCGGTTGGAGGCGGCCCCTCATCGCGATGTGTCCTGGCGGGATGTCGAGCACGCCGGTCTCGGAGGCCATCACGACAAGCCCGTCCTTGGTCACAAGATAGCGCGATGGCCGCAGGCCGTTACGGTCAAGCACGGCGCCGAGGCATTTCCCATCAGTGAACGGGATCGATGCCGGCCCGTCCCACGGCTCCATGAGGCACGAGTGGTACTCATAGAACGCCTTCTTCTCATCGGACATGGTCTCGTGCCGCTCCCACGCCTCGGGCAGGCACATCATGACCGCGTGCGGCAGCGACCGGCCCGTGTGGTAGAGGAGCTCGATCGTGTTGTCGAGGATGGCCGAATCGCTCGCGCCCGGCGTCGCGATCGGAAACAGCTTCCCCATGTCGTCGCCGAACAGCGGCGACCTGAAGAGCGACTGCCGCGCCGTCATCCAGTTGATGTTGCCGCGCAGCGTGTTGATCTCGCCGTTGTGGCACAGGAACCGGAACGGCTGGGCGAGGTCCCACGTTGGAAACGTGTTCGTGCTGTAGCGCTGGTGCACGACGGCGATGCCAGTCGCCATGTCCGGATCGATGAGGTCGGGGTAGTACGGCCGGAGCTGCGTCGTGAGCAGCAGGCCCTTGTACGTGATGCGCCGGCACGACAGTGTCGGGACGTAGAACATGCGCCGCTGCGGCAGGTCCGACTCGCGCACCGTTCGCTCAAGCACCTTGCGGATCACGTAGAGCTTGCGCTCGAACGCCGCGTCGTCGGCAATGCCAGCCCCGCGGCCAACGAAGACCTGGCGGATCACCGGTTCGCTCAGGCGCGCGATGCGGCCGATCGTCTCGTTGTCAGTCGGCACGTCGCGCCAGCCGAGCACGCACTGGCCCTCGGCCTTGACCACATCCTCAACAAGCTGGACGCACCACGCACGCTGCTCGTCGTCGCGCGGCAGGAACAGCATGCCGACGCCGTACTCGCCGAAGTCGGGTAGGGGGATTCCCAGCTCGCCCGCCACCTTCTTGAAGAAGGCGTGCGGCAACTGCAGCAGCAGGCCCGCACCGTCTCCCGTGCTCGGGTCGCTGCCCGACGCGCCGCGGTGCGTCAGGTTGTCGAGCACGGTCAGCGCGTCGGCAACGATGGCATGCGATGCCGCCCCGTCGAGACGGCACACGAACCCCACGCCGCAGGAATCGTGCTCGTAGCGCGGATCGTACAGCCCCTGAGCGTCGGGCAGGCCCGTCTCGACAACGGCCCGATCGGCTCTATTTGGATGCCTTCTGGCCAATTCGTTCTCCGTTCACCCTCAGCCTCTGCAGCGCCGCCCCGCGCCCCTCGGGCACAGGACTCCTGTTTGCTGATGCTCTTCTCAGTGATTCGAGCCTTCTGACCTTGAAACGACGATCTTTGCAGGACGATCCCGGTCAGCAAGCTCTCAGAGGAAGCTCCTGTGGCCTCGAAGGCTAGACGCTAGCAGCTGGACAATCCACAGGCAAGCGCTTTTCACAATATGTGTCGTCATTGCGGGGAATGCTCGGCAATGCACTCACCTTGTGGTGTTGTGTTGAGCGCTGCTCGTGACATCTGAGTATTCACGGACAAGACGCTTGCGAATGCGACGGGCGTATGTTAGCATGGAGGAAATAGGGGCCCGCATGCCCGAGCTCGGCTCCGGGTCCTGTTCAATCACCGTCCCCCTGGTCCTGCCGGCCGGGGGCAAGAGCTCGCGTCAAACACGCGCGGGTGGGGCCGCTGGCCGGCCCACACGCTGCGCGGGCACCTGCCTCGCCCGCTGTCGCCGACGTGCGCATAACACTTGGCTGTTAACCCGTGAGGAGGGTGCATCTATGGGCATCATGTCGACCCGTCAACAGGAAGTCGCCGACCTGCTCGGCCGAGACGCCGCTTCGACCAAGTGGCACGACTGGAAGTGGCAGCTCAAACACGCGATTCGCGACATCGACACGTTTCAAGAGCTGCTTGGCGTGGAGTTCCCGCCCGGCAAGCGCGCGCAGATCGAGGAGACCGTCGCCCGGTTCCCCATGTCGATTACGCCGTACTACCTGTCGCTGATCGATGTCGACAACGCTGACAACGATCCAATCTACAAGCAGGCGTTCCCATCGCCCGAGGAACTCATCGTGGCGCGCCACGACATGCTCGACCCGCTTGCCGAGGACAAGGATAGCCCCGTGCCGGGCGTCACGCATCGTTATCCCGACCGCGTGCTGCTCATCGTGAGCAACTTGTGCGCTATGTACTGCCGTCATTGCACGCGCAAGCGGCGCGTCGGCGACATCGAAAGCATCCCCGACCGCGCCACCATCCAACGCGGCCTTGAGTACATCAGCAACACCCCCGCGGTGCGCGACGTGCTGCTCTCCGGCGGCGACCCGTTCCTGCTGCCCGACGACTACCTCGACTGGATCCTGGGCGAGTTGCGCGCCATCCCGCACGTCGAAGTCATCCGCATCGGCACGCGGACGCCCGCCGTGCTGCCGTACCGGATCACCGACGAGCTCGTAAGCATGCTCAAGAAACACCACCCGCTGTGGATCAACACGCACTTCAACCATCCGCGCGAGATCACGACGTCGTCGCGCGAGGCGCTGCGCAAGCTGGCTGACGCCGGCATCCCGCTCGGCAACCAGTCCGTGCTCCTCGCCGGCGTCAACGACTGCCCTCGCATCATGCGCGCGCTCGTGCACAAGCTCGTCCAGAGCCGCGTGCGGCCCTATTACCTGTACCAGTGCGATCTCTCCGAGGGCCTGGCCCACTTCCGCACGCCCGTCGGCAAGGGCATCGAGATCATGGAGAGCCTTATCGGCCATACGAGCGGCTTCGCCGTGCCGACCTATGTGATCGACGCCCCCGGTGGGGGCGGGAAAATCCCTATCATGCCCACCTATCTCATCTCATGGTCGACCAACAAGGTGATCCTCCGCAACTACGAGGGCCTCATCACCACCTACCGCGAGCCCGATTCCTACGAACCAATCTTCTGCGACCGCAACTGCGACGCCTGCAAGCTCCAGCTCAAGCTCGATGGTGCCGAGGAATCGCGTTCCATCGGCATCGAGAAGCTGTTGTGCGATCACGACGCGACGATCTCGCTTGTTCCCTCGGGCAACGAACGCCACGAGAGGCGAGGTGATGATGAGTAGGCCATGGAGACCGTTGCGGGCGGCGCTCGCATGCGGGCTCCTCGCTGTGCTGACGCTTCTGGCGGGCGCTTTCGACAGCTATGCCGCCAATGAACCGGGTCCCTTCCGCGTCGCCCTCACAGGCAAGTACCCGCCGTTCAGCATGCCGGGCGACCGGGGCGAGCTTATCGGCTTCGATGTCGACGTCTCGCGCGAGGTGGCCGAGCGGCTCGGCCGTCCGCTCAGCCTCGTGCAGACCGAGTGGGACGGCATTCTCCCTGGGCTGCTTGCGGGCAAGTATGACGCGATCATCGGCTCGATGGCTGTCACGCCGGAACGGCGCAGTCAGGTCGATTTCTCGATGCCCTACTACCAGTCGGGAGCGCAGCTGTTCATTCACGAGCGGCATGTGGGCACGATCAAGAGCATCAACGATTGTGCCGGCCTGCGCCTCGGCGTCGTGCTCGGTGAGACCTTCGAGCGCTACCTGCGCGAGAAACGCCCTGAGATCAACGTCGTCACCTACAAAGATACCAACAGCATCTTCCTCGATGTGAACAATGGACGGCTTGCCGGCTTCGTCAGTGATCGGCTCCTGGGCGCTTACCAGATCAAGACGGCCGGACAACCATTTGTGCCGGTGGGCGACCTGCTCTACCGCGAGACGATGGCGGTCCCCGTGACCAAGGACAACACGGTGCTGCTCGATCGGATCAACACGGCCCTTGACGAGATGTGGGCGGACGGCGTGATCAACACCCTTCACCAGAGGTGGTTCGGCGTCGAGGCCGTGAGGCCGGAACTGCTCGACGGGACGCCCGCCGAATCGACGGGCATGCGCACCGGCACCATCGCGCGCCTGCTCGGCAAAGGCTTCGCGGTCACGCTCGGCGTGGCGCTCGCGTCGATTCTCATCGGGTTCGCGCTCGCCGTGCCGGGCGGCCTTGTATTGAACAACCCGGGGATCCCGGGTCATCAAGTGTTGCGCGCGGTCAACGATTTCATCCGTGGCACGCCCGTGCTCATTCAGCTCTTCTTCGTCTACTTCGGGCTGGGCTCGAAGCAGGTCGGCCTCAATCTGTCGCCGATCAGCGCGGCGATCGTTACGCTTTCGATCAACGCATCGGCGTACATGTCCGAGGTCGTGCGCTCTGGGCTCATGGCCGTTGACCGAGGACAGACGCTGGCCGGCCGGGCACTTGGCTTAAGCCGCACCCAGGTGTTCGGCTCCGTCGTATGGCCGCAGGCCTTCAGGATCGCCCTGCCGCCGCTAATGAACTCGGTCGTTGCGCTCATCAAGGACACGGCGCTCATTTCCGTCATCGCCGTCGGCGAGGTCATCCGCGAAGCGCAGTCGATCATCGCGGTCACCTTCAATCCGTTGAAGTACTATCTGATCGTGGCCGTGATGTTCTTCATCGTGACGTTCCCGCTCATGAAGCTCGCCAGCCGGCTCGAACACGCTATCAAACGAAAGGGATTCGCATGATCCAGGTCCAGAACGTTTCGTACCGATACCCGAGGGGCACCGTAGCCCTTGACGACGTGAGCATCGACTTTACGCCCGAGCACATCTTCGCCGTGCTCGGCGAGAGCGGCTCGGGGAAGACGACGCTGCTGAAGTGCATCGGCCGCTTCCTGCGGCCGCAGCGCGGCACCATCGCCTGCGACGGCATGAGCATCTACGACATGCCTCGAGCCGCCTTCCGCATCGCAATCGGCATCGTCTTCCAGCAGCTCTACCTGTTTCCCCACCTCACTGTGCTCGGCAACATGACCCTCGCGCTGCGCAAGGTGCTTGGCCGCGTGCTATCCGAGGCCGAGACCGAAGCGCGCGCCATGCTCGAGCGCCTCGGCATCGACGCTCTCGCCGA
This is a stretch of genomic DNA from Verrucomicrobiota bacterium. It encodes these proteins:
- a CDS encoding amino acid ABC transporter ATP-binding protein, with translation MIQVQNVSYRYPRGTVALDDVSIDFTPEHIFAVLGESGSGKTTLLKCIGRFLRPQRGTIACDGMSIYDMPRAAFRIAIGIVFQQLYLFPHLTVLGNMTLALRKVLGRVLSEAETEARAMLERLGIDALADSYPAEISGGQAQRAAIARGLVLQPAYMLLDEPTSALDANTTDDFAAWLVELKASTHFVIVTHDILFARKVATQGVYLSEGRVVDTGRINQIIDHMHAGGLAGSAR
- a CDS encoding ABC transporter substrate-binding protein/permease encodes the protein MSRPWRPLRAALACGLLAVLTLLAGAFDSYAANEPGPFRVALTGKYPPFSMPGDRGELIGFDVDVSREVAERLGRPLSLVQTEWDGILPGLLAGKYDAIIGSMAVTPERRSQVDFSMPYYQSGAQLFIHERHVGTIKSINDCAGLRLGVVLGETFERYLREKRPEINVVTYKDTNSIFLDVNNGRLAGFVSDRLLGAYQIKTAGQPFVPVGDLLYRETMAVPVTKDNTVLLDRINTALDEMWADGVINTLHQRWFGVEAVRPELLDGTPAESTGMRTGTIARLLGKGFAVTLGVALASILIGFALAVPGGLVLNNPGIPGHQVLRAVNDFIRGTPVLIQLFFVYFGLGSKQVGLNLSPISAAIVTLSINASAYMSEVVRSGLMAVDRGQTLAGRALGLSRTQVFGSVVWPQAFRIALPPLMNSVVALIKDTALISVIAVGEVIREAQSIIAVTFNPLKYYLIVAVMFFIVTFPLMKLASRLEHAIKRKGFA
- the ablA gene encoding lysine 2,3-aminomutase; its protein translation is MGIMSTRQQEVADLLGRDAASTKWHDWKWQLKHAIRDIDTFQELLGVEFPPGKRAQIEETVARFPMSITPYYLSLIDVDNADNDPIYKQAFPSPEELIVARHDMLDPLAEDKDSPVPGVTHRYPDRVLLIVSNLCAMYCRHCTRKRRVGDIESIPDRATIQRGLEYISNTPAVRDVLLSGGDPFLLPDDYLDWILGELRAIPHVEVIRIGTRTPAVLPYRITDELVSMLKKHHPLWINTHFNHPREITTSSREALRKLADAGIPLGNQSVLLAGVNDCPRIMRALVHKLVQSRVRPYYLYQCDLSEGLAHFRTPVGKGIEIMESLIGHTSGFAVPTYVIDAPGGGGKIPIMPTYLISWSTNKVILRNYEGLITTYREPDSYEPIFCDRNCDACKLQLKLDGAEESRSIGIEKLLCDHDATISLVPSGNERHERRGDDE
- the gltB gene encoding glutamate synthase large subunit, which translates into the protein MARRHPNRADRAVVETGLPDAQGLYDPRYEHDSCGVGFVCRLDGAASHAIVADALTVLDNLTHRGASGSDPSTGDGAGLLLQLPHAFFKKVAGELGIPLPDFGEYGVGMLFLPRDDEQRAWCVQLVEDVVKAEGQCVLGWRDVPTDNETIGRIARLSEPVIRQVFVGRGAGIADDAAFERKLYVIRKVLERTVRESDLPQRRMFYVPTLSCRRITYKGLLLTTQLRPYYPDLIDPDMATGIAVVHQRYSTNTFPTWDLAQPFRFLCHNGEINTLRGNINWMTARQSLFRSPLFGDDMGKLFPIATPGASDSAILDNTIELLYHTGRSLPHAVMMCLPEAWERHETMSDEKKAFYEYHSCLMEPWDGPASIPFTDGKCLGAVLDRNGLRPSRYLVTKDGLVVMASETGVLDIPPGHIAMRGRLQPGRMFLVDTEQGRIVQDEEIKHEMAARKPYRAWLSKNMLRSADLPPPDETDRTAQPDEAVSPDTLQALQRAFGYTLEDVKIILAPMAAKGKEPVGSMGNDVPLAVLSDRPQLLFSYFKQLFAQVTNPPLDAIREELVTSLISLVGAEQSLFEETPRHCAMLSLEQPVLTNEAMAQVRAIDVDAIGTIALSTLFEAAEGVAGLERALDALCTAAEQAVDDGYAIIILTDRGVDMEHAPIPSLLATAAVHHHLVRTAKRTRCGLVIESGEPRETMHFALLIAYGACAVNPYVALETIGDLARSGRLDSVTPEEATDNYVRAVDKGLLKIISKMGVSTLQGYRGAQIVEAVGLHKDVIDKYFPWTASRIGGIGLDVIADETLKRHTHAFPPVDVPAELELDEGGQYQWRRRGEHHLFNPQTIATLQHATRTGDRRIYDTYARLINDQAKRLGTLRGLLDFKAGATPVPLDEVEPWTEIVKRFKTGAMSYGSISQEAHETLAVAMNRLGAKSNSGEGGEDPARYARLPGGDRRVSRIKQVASGRFGVTSNYLVNCDEIQIKMAQGAKPGEGGQLPGEKVLPWIAKVRHSTPYVPLISPPPHHDIYSIEDLAQLIHDLKNANRAARISVKLVSEVGVGIIAAGVAKGKADVVLISGHDGGTGASPLSSIKHAGLPWELGLAETQQTLVMNDLRSRIVVEVDGQMKTGRDVAIAALLGAEEYGFATAPLVVLGCVMMRKCQLNTCPVGVATQDPELRKNFAGKPEHLINFFRFVAEELRAIMARLGFRSVGEMIGRVEQLEVRPAVEHWKAGGLDFAKVLHKPDVAASVGTRCTRAQDHGIEQALDNELIELCRPALERREQVVLKRPIRNTNRTIGTMLSSEISRRWGEQGLPDYTIILHLQGTAGQSLAAFGARGLTIHVEGDANDYVGKGLSGAIISVRPPAGTVFKPDQNIICGNVALYGATGGEAYISGVAGERFAVRNSGAKAVVEGVGDHGCEYMTGGRVVVLGRTGRNFAAGMSGGIAYVLDETAGLDPLDGTFARHLCNREMVVLEPLTDPYEIDEVRTLIQYHFMYTQSVKAVQVLRQWDEVAPMFVKVMPIDYRRALERLARERAERQGAMIESE